One Candidatus Schekmanbacteria bacterium DNA segment encodes these proteins:
- a CDS encoding TIGR04076 family protein yields MPRNENIEKGPFIKATVVGIKGECRAGHKIGDEFIMSLYTPEGLCVDACVNIVIKLRNMLFKKDPFFSEKNAKVMANCPDLQNFVEFELEKIEE; encoded by the coding sequence ATGCCGCGTAATGAAAATATAGAAAAAGGTCCGTTTATTAAAGCCACTGTGGTAGGAATCAAGGGAGAATGCAGGGCAGGGCACAAAATCGGCGATGAATTTATTATGTCGCTTTATACGCCGGAAGGCCTTTGTGTTGATGCCTGTGTGAATATTGTGATTAAACTCCGCAACATGCTTTTCAAAAAAGACCCTTTCTTTTCAGAAAAGAATGCAAAGGTTATGGCCAATTGTCCGGATTTGCAAAACTTTGTAGAATTTGAGCTTGAGAAGATAGAAGAATAA
- a CDS encoding TonB-dependent receptor yields the protein MLKKWGLFFSLSFLLVFLVANISSADTGKVVGKVVDAKSKSALPGVTVNVVGRNEMVFTDEKGEFEIDLPEGNYTIRAEFLGFNPVEAKNVVVTSEQPNSITLTLKEVEAVQGEETVVTGERLSVPISRATASLSMVSSKKFETIAGADDAGAILKNTPGVQMESIGGPGSKKIIKLRGQGSPINSTRVLLLIDGVPQQSPRVGTADLSDFDAESIEKIEVMKGASSAIYGGNAQAGVINVITKKGRKNAVFRFDTGISTFQHRTGSNQDWTQTYSVFHSWGGDKWDYTISGSYLFSKGVTYAEKAKITTQPAKLKYIKVNYPGYPDYDPKAKVNAPPFFNQNINRLSDTSDLDDTENYNFQSSFGLSPFKGNYLRVTGGYSFRHGPSPFGVFTAPTIILVTNNRRDYSNIIDDWEITPKLKYSLKIGLAKQTDIADMFFASSNYTTVHTGGYLVKHGIDPQDDIDFYGATGVPLNPNPFHYYSKTWSMDNSLSYSSDILEPDGNGLTIGQQYRWEKVDLPPSKNLGLQQFDRTPIHRKFTSLYFQDVQKFGPLNLNVGGRWEQITSFFDDWDDEFSPRVAINYEIAPGTSFRASAGRAFRAPEYSHIHFLGGENNKYYGNPNLKYETTWSYEMGLKFLTKYLSGDIAYFYSDYSDAEIPIPFLATNPKYIDLRDPSNLQFFKIYQKNREIIGNDIAREIDRIVEYYTKKKFVRADGTVIDKKFLIENSQRGFTWVNRGSSAYQGFDTNFDVSNPWLPDLMLSVSYLFTRAVAGNPNPFDFSQGSAPTPTLGANATGGKRKAVPLDLLERPGEKLVDVPTHTARVGASYKFPFGLLANVSGRFKSTTLYKTPYGVGGAIKQPEHWVWDLSFVQSLYNEKMKLKFAIENVFSKSYYEVGLIPSTVARYELGLSWNF from the coding sequence ATGCTGAAAAAATGGGGGTTGTTTTTTTCTTTAAGTTTTCTTCTTGTTTTTCTCGTCGCCAATATCTCATCAGCGGATACAGGCAAAGTAGTCGGCAAAGTAGTTGATGCAAAATCAAAATCTGCTCTGCCGGGAGTAACTGTCAACGTTGTAGGCAGAAACGAGATGGTATTTACAGATGAGAAAGGCGAATTTGAGATAGACCTTCCTGAAGGCAATTATACTATACGGGCTGAATTCCTCGGATTTAATCCTGTCGAAGCAAAAAATGTAGTAGTAACAAGCGAACAGCCCAATAGCATTACTCTCACACTAAAAGAAGTTGAAGCTGTCCAGGGCGAGGAAACTGTAGTCACCGGTGAGAGGCTGAGCGTGCCAATCTCAAGAGCTACGGCTTCTCTTTCTATGGTCTCATCGAAGAAATTTGAAACTATCGCAGGAGCCGATGATGCTGGCGCCATACTGAAAAACACCCCCGGCGTACAGATGGAGAGCATAGGGGGTCCCGGTTCAAAGAAAATCATAAAACTGCGCGGACAGGGTTCACCGATTAACAGCACCAGGGTCCTTCTTCTGATAGATGGTGTTCCTCAACAAAGCCCGAGGGTTGGAACCGCAGACCTTTCAGACTTTGATGCGGAATCAATAGAAAAAATTGAGGTAATGAAGGGTGCATCATCAGCTATTTATGGTGGAAATGCACAGGCGGGCGTTATCAATGTAATCACCAAAAAAGGAAGAAAAAATGCCGTATTCAGGTTTGACACAGGCATAAGCACTTTTCAGCACAGGACAGGTTCAAATCAGGATTGGACACAAACATACAGCGTGTTCCATAGTTGGGGCGGAGATAAATGGGATTATACGATAAGCGGCTCATATCTCTTCTCAAAAGGGGTAACTTATGCTGAAAAAGCAAAAATTACTACTCAACCGGCAAAACTAAAATACATAAAGGTCAACTATCCTGGTTATCCTGATTATGACCCGAAAGCCAAAGTCAATGCTCCTCCATTCTTTAATCAGAACATTAACAGGCTTTCAGATACGAGTGACCTCGATGATACGGAGAACTATAACTTCCAGTCGTCGTTCGGATTAAGTCCATTCAAAGGGAATTATCTCAGGGTTACGGGAGGTTATTCTTTCAGACATGGTCCTTCCCCGTTCGGCGTTTTTACTGCACCGACAATAATACTCGTAACAAACAACAGGAGAGACTATTCAAACATAATCGATGACTGGGAGATCACTCCTAAACTTAAATACAGCCTTAAGATAGGCCTCGCAAAACAGACTGATATTGCTGACATGTTCTTTGCATCAAGCAACTATACAACAGTGCATACAGGTGGTTATCTGGTGAAACACGGCATAGACCCGCAGGATGACATAGATTTCTATGGAGCTACAGGCGTGCCGCTTAACCCTAACCCTTTCCATTATTATTCCAAAACATGGAGCATGGATAATTCGTTGAGTTACAGCTCGGACATATTAGAGCCCGACGGGAACGGTTTGACAATAGGCCAGCAGTACAGATGGGAAAAGGTTGATCTTCCTCCTTCAAAGAATCTCGGGCTTCAGCAGTTTGACAGAACGCCAATTCACAGAAAATTCACATCCCTCTATTTTCAGGATGTCCAGAAGTTCGGGCCATTAAACCTTAATGTTGGCGGCAGATGGGAACAGATTACATCTTTTTTTGATGATTGGGATGACGAGTTCTCGCCGAGGGTTGCAATCAACTATGAAATTGCCCCGGGTACATCATTCAGGGCTTCAGCCGGAAGGGCTTTCAGGGCGCCTGAATATAGCCACATACATTTTCTTGGCGGCGAAAATAACAAATATTATGGCAACCCTAATCTGAAATATGAAACAACATGGTCATACGAAATGGGGCTTAAGTTCCTTACAAAGTATTTAAGCGGAGATATAGCATATTTCTACTCTGATTATTCAGATGCGGAAATACCGATTCCATTCCTTGCAACCAATCCCAAGTATATAGACCTCAGAGATCCCAGCAATCTGCAGTTCTTCAAGATTTATCAGAAGAACAGGGAAATTATAGGAAATGATATTGCAAGGGAAATAGACCGCATCGTTGAATACTACACTAAGAAGAAATTTGTGCGTGCAGACGGTACTGTAATTGATAAAAAATTCTTAATTGAGAACTCGCAGAGGGGCTTTACATGGGTTAACAGAGGCAGTTCCGCATATCAGGGCTTTGACACTAACTTTGATGTTTCAAACCCGTGGCTTCCTGACCTTATGCTGAGCGTAAGTTATCTTTTTACCAGGGCAGTTGCAGGAAACCCCAATCCATTTGATTTTTCTCAGGGGTCTGCTCCAACGCCGACATTGGGTGCCAATGCGACCGGCGGAAAAAGAAAAGCCGTTCCTCTTGATCTTCTCGAAAGGCCCGGCGAGAAGCTTGTAGATGTTCCTACTCATACGGCAAGAGTCGGTGCTTCCTACAAATTCCCCTTTGGTCTTCTTGCCAATGTGAGCGGCAGATTCAAAAGCACTACATTATACAAGACTCCTTACGGGGTTGGCGGCGCCATAAAACAGCCTGAACACTGGGTTTGGGATTTATCGTTTGTACAGTCATTGTATAATGAAAAAATGAAACTGAAATTTGCAATAGAAAATGTTTTCAGCAAAAGTTACTATGAAGTGGGGCTGATTCCATCAACGGTTGCCCGGTATGAGCTGGGATTATCATGGAATTTCTAA